From Candidatus Pedobacter colombiensis, one genomic window encodes:
- a CDS encoding sulfite exporter TauE/SafE family protein, producing MEIAGYLASVFIGISLGLIGGGGSILTVPVLVYLFVIDPISATAYSLFIVGTTSIVGSVSYFKKGLIDIKTAIVFGIPSIAAVLLTRTYIVPAIPQEILSIGGFTVTKSISLMLLFALLMIFASYSMIKKDKQTINPMQKQQFNYLSIFLQGIFIGTITGLIGAGGGFLVIPALVNLLKTPIKTAIGTSLVIISINSLMGFLFSLPHISIQWAFLLSIATIAIIGILIGSYISTKVDGKKLKPAFGWFVLVMGIYIILKETLLK from the coding sequence ATGGAAATAGCAGGTTATTTAGCATCAGTATTTATAGGGATTTCGTTAGGCTTAATCGGTGGAGGCGGAAGCATCCTTACAGTCCCCGTATTGGTATATTTATTTGTTATAGACCCAATTTCTGCAACTGCCTACTCCCTATTCATTGTAGGTACAACAAGCATTGTCGGCTCAGTTTCTTACTTTAAAAAGGGATTGATAGATATCAAAACTGCAATCGTTTTTGGTATCCCATCCATTGCAGCGGTTTTGCTCACAAGGACATATATTGTGCCTGCGATTCCACAAGAGATTTTGAGTATTGGTGGTTTTACCGTTACAAAAAGTATATCTCTGATGCTTCTTTTTGCACTACTAATGATTTTTGCCTCCTACAGCATGATAAAAAAGGATAAACAGACAATTAATCCAATGCAAAAACAACAATTCAATTATCTTTCAATCTTTCTCCAGGGAATTTTTATTGGAACCATTACAGGATTGATTGGTGCTGGTGGTGGCTTTTTAGTCATTCCGGCTTTAGTTAATTTATTGAAAACACCAATAAAAACTGCTATTGGAACATCCTTGGTTATCATTTCTATAAATTCCTTAATGGGCTTTTTATTTTCCCTTCCCCACATCTCCATTCAATGGGCCTTTTTGTTAAGTATAGCCACCATTGCTATCATCGGAATATTGATAGGTAGTTATATTTCAACAAAGGTTGACGGTAAAAAACTCAAACCCGCTTTCGGATGGTTTGTACTCGTAATGGGCATTTACATTATTTTAAAAGAGACTTTACTTAAATAA
- a CDS encoding rhodanese-like domain-containing protein — protein sequence MTVEQIYTGCLAQGAYYITSNGEAAIIDPLRETQPYISRLAKDRVKLKYIFETHFHADFVSGHIDLSKKTNAPIVYGPNANPEFEAIIASDNQIFEIGDVKIKVMHTPGHTLESSCYLLIDENGKETALFSGDTLFLGDVGRPDLAQKAGNITQEELAGLLYDSLYNKILPLADDITIYPAHGAGSACGKNMMKETVDSLGNQKKINYALNQPTRDAFIEAVTDGLLPPPAYFGMNVAMNKKGYSSFDEVLNQGMKALSPAEFETTAENTAALILDTRSNQEFANGFIPQAVNIGLAGDFAPWVGAMIVDVKQPILLVTDAGQEEEAVTRLSRVGFDHVLGHLAGGFEAWKNAGKEIDSVKRISAERFASEVKTGAKIIDVRKESEYAAEHIEEAYSRPLANINDWVKDINPQEHFYVHCAGGYRSMIAASILQARGYRNFTEIAGGFNAIAKTDIPKTDFVCQSKVLKIKNSFDTSYWNTRWENGTTGWDIGQASPAITEYLSQYPNKDAAILIPGCGNAYEAEYLLKNGFTNITLIDIAPKAVDLLKDKFKKNPQIKVLCEDFFQHHGSYDLIIEQTFFCAILPEKRNEYAEKMASLLNKNGKIIGVLFDKTFEQKGPPFGGSPTEYKSIFGPNFIIKTMEKCYNSIQPRANSEVFVNLIKK from the coding sequence ATGACAGTAGAACAAATTTATACGGGATGTCTGGCACAAGGAGCTTACTACATCACTTCTAATGGCGAAGCTGCCATTATTGATCCATTGCGTGAAACACAACCGTATATCAGCAGATTAGCAAAAGACAGGGTAAAATTGAAGTATATTTTTGAAACACATTTTCATGCCGACTTTGTAAGCGGACATATTGACTTAAGTAAAAAAACAAATGCCCCTATCGTTTACGGGCCTAATGCCAATCCTGAATTTGAAGCTATTATTGCAAGTGACAATCAAATTTTTGAAATCGGTGATGTAAAAATTAAGGTGATGCATACACCCGGACATACTTTAGAAAGCTCTTGTTACCTTTTGATAGATGAGAATGGAAAAGAAACCGCTTTGTTTAGTGGAGACACCCTTTTCCTCGGCGATGTGGGCAGACCCGATTTAGCTCAGAAAGCAGGAAACATTACACAGGAAGAACTGGCTGGTTTGCTGTACGATAGCCTGTATAATAAAATTTTACCATTGGCAGACGACATTACCATTTATCCGGCCCACGGAGCTGGTTCTGCTTGTGGCAAAAACATGATGAAAGAAACGGTAGATAGCTTGGGCAACCAAAAAAAGATAAATTACGCTTTAAATCAGCCAACAAGGGATGCATTTATTGAAGCGGTTACTGATGGGTTGCTGCCACCTCCTGCCTACTTTGGAATGAATGTAGCGATGAATAAAAAAGGTTACAGCAGCTTCGATGAAGTCCTGAATCAGGGTATGAAAGCACTTAGTCCGGCCGAATTTGAAACTACTGCTGAAAATACAGCAGCATTAATCCTGGATACCAGAAGCAATCAGGAATTTGCGAATGGATTTATTCCACAGGCCGTAAATATTGGTCTGGCTGGAGATTTTGCCCCCTGGGTAGGCGCCATGATTGTGGATGTAAAACAACCAATTTTATTGGTAACAGATGCTGGTCAGGAAGAGGAAGCGGTTACCCGATTGAGCCGTGTAGGTTTTGATCATGTATTGGGACATTTAGCAGGTGGCTTTGAAGCATGGAAAAATGCAGGTAAAGAAATCGATAGTGTAAAGAGGATTTCAGCTGAACGATTTGCTTCGGAAGTAAAAACAGGAGCCAAAATCATAGATGTTCGCAAGGAAAGTGAATATGCTGCCGAACACATTGAAGAGGCTTACAGTAGACCATTAGCGAATATCAATGACTGGGTGAAGGACATCAATCCTCAGGAACATTTTTATGTGCATTGTGCAGGCGGTTACCGCAGTATGATTGCAGCGAGCATTTTACAGGCAAGAGGTTACAGAAACTTTACTGAGATTGCCGGTGGTTTTAATGCCATTGCTAAAACCGATATCCCTAAAACAGATTTCGTATGTCAAAGTAAGGTATTAAAAATAAAAAATTCGTTCGACACATCCTACTGGAATACACGTTGGGAAAACGGTACAACAGGCTGGGACATTGGTCAGGCTTCACCAGCAATTACAGAATATCTGTCTCAATACCCGAATAAGGATGCTGCTATTCTTATTCCAGGCTGTGGCAATGCATACGAAGCAGAATATTTACTGAAAAATGGTTTTACCAACATTACCCTTATTGACATTGCACCAAAGGCTGTTGATTTACTGAAAGATAAGTTTAAAAAAAATCCTCAGATAAAAGTTTTGTGTGAAGATTTTTTTCAGCACCATGGCAGCTATGACTTGATCATTGAACAGACATTCTTTTGTGCTATTCTGCCCGAAAAGCGAAATGAATATGCAGAAAAAATGGCTTCACTGCTCAATAAAAATGGTAAAATAATAGGTGTATTGTTTGATAAAACATTTGAACAAAAAGGTCCTCCCTTTGGTGGTTCCCCAACAGAATATAAAAGTATATTTGGGCCCAACTTTATCATTAAGACAATGGAAAAATGTTACAACAGCATTCAGCCAAGAGCAAATTCTGAAGTATTCGTAAACCTGATTAAGAAATAA
- a CDS encoding Crp/Fnr family transcriptional regulator has product MQELQQIAEFKSSPELIDKLNQYSIKKHYKAGSIILNENAHIRSIPIVTKGTLKVIRTEEDGREILLYYIKAGESCIMSFLGGMHNETSKVKAEVEEDAEILFLPIEKVSLFIKEYPQWLDYIFRLYHKRFEELLEIVNAIAFKKVDERLLALLHKKQELTGNKTLNITHEQLANELGTARVVVSRLLKQLEDSGMVQLGRNKIKLM; this is encoded by the coding sequence ATGCAAGAGTTACAGCAAATAGCCGAATTTAAATCTTCACCTGAATTGATAGATAAACTCAATCAATACAGCATAAAAAAACATTACAAAGCAGGCAGCATTATTTTAAATGAAAATGCGCACATTCGTTCTATTCCGATTGTGACTAAAGGAACCTTAAAAGTGATCCGGACGGAGGAAGATGGCAGGGAAATCCTATTGTATTATATCAAAGCTGGAGAAAGCTGCATCATGTCGTTCCTGGGTGGTATGCATAATGAAACAAGTAAAGTAAAAGCCGAAGTTGAGGAGGATGCAGAAATCCTTTTTTTACCAATTGAAAAAGTATCCTTGTTTATCAAAGAATATCCGCAATGGTTAGATTATATTTTCCGTTTATACCACAAGCGTTTTGAGGAACTACTGGAAATTGTTAATGCGATTGCTTTTAAAAAAGTAGACGAAAGGTTGTTGGCATTACTGCATAAAAAACAGGAATTAACCGGAAACAAAACCTTAAATATTACTCACGAGCAATTAGCTAACGAATTAGGAACGGCTCGTGTGGTAGTTTCACGACTTTTGAAACAACTGGAAGATAGTGGAATGGTGCAGCTTGGCAGAAATAAAATTAAACTTATGTAA